A single Corvus hawaiiensis isolate bCorHaw1 chromosome 26, bCorHaw1.pri.cur, whole genome shotgun sequence DNA region contains:
- the LOC125317434 gene encoding prostate stem cell antigen-like: MKAFLVLLLGALLCVDSGSSLQCYSCTSQLSNSKCMTKMECGEKNMCKTDVIRVVGLFSIISKGCDSSCDASYQDFNVGNRNISCCSSDLCNVNAAGSVRSSYGLAGGIAAGVLWIVLNNKL, translated from the exons ATGAAGGCTTTCCTTgtgctcctgctgggagcacTCCTGTGCGTAGACTCAG GTTCATCTTTGCAGTGCTACAGCTGCACATCCCAGCTCAGCAATTCCAAGTGCATGACGAAGATGGAGTGTGGCGAGAAGAATATGTGCAAGACAGATGTCATCC GGGTCGTGGGGCTCTTCAGCATCATCAGCAAGGGGTGCGATTCCTCATGTGATGCATCCTACCAGGACTTCAATGTGGGCAACAGGAacatctcctgctgcagcagtgacCTCTGCAATGTCAACGCCGCGGGCAGTGTGAGGTCCAGCTATGGGCTGGCGGGAGGAATAGCGGCCGGAGTGCTCTGGATTGTCCTCAACAACAAATTGTGA